From a single Streptomyces sp. NBC_01264 genomic region:
- a CDS encoding CPBP family intramembrane glutamic endopeptidase gives MAHPVDDGPVTSRRGFFDRPTLGKAVLVIAGYLAYYLLVGRAIGAVFGDEVDQDDVLATGASIFFALVLPIAIGAVTLLGFSAAIGRLRSVFARRTAVGRPWMWIGPALALIAVVGHAAATDWSIWRPEQILLIALLGVCVGLAEELATRGLAVELLRGAGHSERFVMVVSSLLFALMHGSNVLSGMKVGTVLVTVVYTFGFGVCMYLVMRLTGTIWSAIVLHALTDPTTIFSSGGVDEAVTPHTGGWSLLASTATILMVVFACVAVFLVRGDRPGRADSPGLSDGGGAACRR, from the coding sequence ATGGCGCATCCGGTGGACGACGGCCCGGTCACGTCCCGGAGGGGTTTCTTCGATCGGCCGACCCTGGGGAAGGCCGTCCTGGTGATCGCCGGGTATCTGGCGTACTACCTGCTGGTCGGGCGCGCCATCGGCGCCGTCTTCGGCGACGAGGTGGACCAGGACGACGTACTGGCGACGGGCGCGAGCATCTTCTTCGCCCTCGTGCTGCCGATCGCGATCGGCGCCGTGACCCTCCTCGGCTTCTCGGCCGCCATCGGCCGGCTCCGCTCGGTCTTCGCCAGGCGGACGGCCGTGGGCCGGCCCTGGATGTGGATCGGTCCCGCGCTCGCGCTCATCGCCGTCGTCGGCCATGCCGCGGCCACCGACTGGAGCATCTGGCGGCCGGAGCAGATCCTCCTCATCGCCCTGCTCGGGGTCTGCGTGGGACTCGCCGAGGAGCTCGCGACGCGCGGCCTCGCGGTCGAGCTGCTCCGCGGCGCCGGGCATTCCGAGCGGTTCGTGATGGTGGTCTCGTCGCTGCTGTTCGCCCTCATGCACGGGTCCAACGTGCTGTCCGGGATGAAGGTGGGCACGGTGCTCGTCACCGTCGTCTACACCTTCGGCTTCGGCGTGTGCATGTACCTCGTCATGCGTCTGACCGGCACCATCTGGTCCGCGATCGTCCTCCACGCCCTCACGGACCCAACGACCATCTTCTCCAGCGGTGGTGTCGACGAGGCCGTCACCCCTCACACCGGCGGCTGGTCCCTGCTCGCCTCGACGGCCACCATCCTCATGGTCGTCTTCGCGTGCGTGGCCGTCTTCCTGGTCCGCGGGGACCGCCCCGGCCGGGCGGACTCCCCCGGGCTCAGCGACGGCGGTGGAGCAGCCTGCCGCCGATGA
- a CDS encoding demethylmenaquinone methyltransferase: MTSASLDKQPHEVASMFDGVAANYDLTNDVLSLGQARLWRKEVAKAVGARPGQLVLDLAAGTATSSLPFAATGAYVVPCDFSLGMLREGKKRNPWLPLTAGDATKLPFKDDAFDTVTISFGLRNVQDTDAALRELYRVTKPGGQVVICEFSQPTWAPFRTVYTEYLMRAMPPVARAVSSNPDAYVYLADSIRAWPDQPALAGLLQKAGWSKVAWRNLSGGIVALHRGTKHA; this comes from the coding sequence GTGACATCAGCTTCCCTGGACAAGCAGCCGCACGAAGTCGCGTCCATGTTCGACGGCGTGGCGGCGAACTACGACCTCACCAACGACGTCCTCTCCCTCGGGCAGGCCCGCCTGTGGCGCAAGGAGGTCGCCAAGGCGGTCGGCGCGCGCCCCGGGCAGCTGGTCCTCGACCTGGCCGCCGGCACGGCCACCTCCTCGCTGCCCTTCGCGGCGACCGGCGCGTACGTCGTGCCCTGCGACTTCTCCCTCGGCATGCTCCGCGAAGGCAAGAAGCGCAACCCCTGGCTCCCGCTGACGGCGGGCGACGCGACGAAGCTCCCCTTCAAGGACGACGCCTTCGACACCGTCACCATCTCCTTCGGCCTGCGCAACGTCCAGGACACCGACGCCGCCCTGCGCGAGCTGTACCGGGTCACGAAGCCCGGCGGCCAGGTCGTGATCTGCGAGTTCTCGCAGCCCACCTGGGCCCCCTTCCGGACCGTGTACACCGAGTACCTGATGCGCGCGATGCCGCCGGTGGCCCGCGCGGTCTCCTCCAACCCCGACGCGTACGTCTACCTCGCCGACTCCATCCGCGCCTGGCCCGACCAGCCGGCGCTGGCCGGGCTGCTGCAGAAGGCCGGCTGGTCCAAGGTGGCCTGGCGCAACCTGAGCGGCGGCATCGTGGCCCTGCACCGCGGCACCAAGCACGCGTAG
- a CDS encoding glutaminase, with translation MDYQALLEQVATDIAPLIGSGATAEYIPALASVDPRQFGMAIADLDGNVFGVGDWQTPFSAQSITKVFALALALAEGGDSLWERVGREPSGNPFNSLVQLEYENGIPRNPFINAGALVVTDRLQTLTGDASSELLRFLREESQNPEVTFDAEVAASEQEHGDRNAALAHFMAAYGNIDNPVPMLLEHYFWQCSIEMSCADLARAGRFLARHGLRADGSRLLTRSEAKQVNAVMLTCGTYDAAGEFAYRVGLPGKSGVGGGIVAVVPGACTLAAWSPGLDPQGNSVAAVAALDRFTTLTGLSVF, from the coding sequence ATGGACTACCAGGCCCTGCTGGAGCAGGTCGCCACCGACATCGCCCCGCTGATCGGCAGCGGCGCCACCGCCGAATACATCCCGGCGCTGGCGTCCGTGGACCCCCGGCAGTTCGGGATGGCCATCGCCGACCTCGACGGCAACGTGTTCGGAGTGGGGGACTGGCAGACCCCCTTCTCCGCCCAGTCCATCACCAAGGTCTTCGCACTGGCCCTCGCGCTCGCCGAGGGCGGCGACAGCCTGTGGGAGCGGGTGGGCCGGGAACCCTCCGGCAACCCCTTCAACTCCCTCGTGCAGCTGGAGTACGAGAACGGCATCCCGCGCAACCCCTTCATCAACGCGGGCGCGCTCGTCGTCACCGACCGGCTCCAGACGCTGACGGGCGACGCGAGCAGCGAACTGCTGCGCTTCCTCCGGGAGGAGAGCCAGAACCCGGAGGTCACCTTCGACGCGGAGGTCGCCGCCTCCGAACAGGAACACGGGGACCGGAACGCGGCCCTGGCCCACTTCATGGCCGCCTACGGGAACATCGACAACCCGGTGCCGATGCTGCTGGAGCACTACTTCTGGCAGTGCTCCATCGAGATGAGCTGCGCCGACCTGGCCCGCGCCGGCCGCTTCCTGGCCCGGCACGGGCTGCGCGCGGACGGCTCGCGCCTCCTGACGCGCAGCGAGGCGAAGCAGGTCAACGCGGTGATGCTGACCTGTGGGACGTACGACGCGGCGGGGGAGTTCGCCTACCGGGTGGGGCTGCCCGGAAAGAGCGGCGTCGGCGGGGGCATCGTGGCGGTCGTGCCGGGCGCGTGCACGCTGGCCGCGTGGAGCCCCGGCCTGGACCCCCAGGGCAACTCCGTCGCCGCGGTGGCCGCCCTGGACCGCTTCACGACCCTGACGGGCCTGAGCGTGTTCTAG
- a CDS encoding GNAT family N-acetyltransferase: MTTSPTRPLPVVQLRVPTDEDAHAWHRVFHDPDVMEFLGGPAELSFYEEITARQRMHDARLGFCLWTLLDADGEVLGFTGAQPWPESKGWGPVGEIEIGWRLGRSAWGRGYAYAAALATLERVRGAGVPDVVAMIDDANVRSIAVAERLGMTLQDRSPVPGGPRISRRYALTLQPG; the protein is encoded by the coding sequence GTGACCACCTCGCCGACCCGGCCGCTCCCCGTCGTCCAGCTCCGTGTGCCCACGGACGAGGACGCGCACGCCTGGCACCGGGTCTTCCACGACCCCGACGTCATGGAGTTCCTCGGCGGCCCCGCCGAGCTCTCCTTCTACGAGGAGATCACCGCCCGGCAGCGGATGCACGACGCGCGCCTCGGCTTCTGCCTGTGGACCCTGCTGGACGCGGACGGGGAGGTGCTCGGTTTCACCGGGGCGCAGCCGTGGCCGGAGTCGAAGGGGTGGGGGCCGGTCGGGGAGATCGAGATCGGGTGGCGGCTCGGGCGCTCCGCATGGGGGCGGGGGTACGCGTACGCGGCTGCGCTGGCGACGCTGGAGCGGGTGCGGGGGGCTGGGGTGCCGGATGTTGTGGCGATGATCGACGATGCGAATGTCCGCTCGATCGCGGTGGCGGAGCGGCTGGGCATGACCCTGCAGGACCGCTCCCCCGTGCCGGGCGGCCCCCGCATCTCCCGCCGCTACGCCCTGACCCTCCAGCCGGGCTGA
- a CDS encoding geranylgeranyl reductase family protein, translated as MTEPLSEHSADVIVVGAGPAGSTTAYYLAKAGLDVLLLEKTAFPREKVCGDGLTPRATKQLVSMGIDISEEAGWLRNKGLRIIGGGQRLQLDWPELASFPDYGLVRKRDDFDETLARQAQKAGARLYERCNVGEPVRDPRTGHITGVTAKLGEEKTPVTFSAPLVVAADGNSSRLSLAMGLHRREDRPMGVAVRTYFTSPRHDDDYLESWLELWDRRGAEDRLLPGYGWIFGMGDGTSNVGLGILNSSSAFKELDWREVLKAWCASMPEDWGYTPDNMTQPIRGAALPMAFNRQPHYTKGLLLVGDAGGLVNPFNGEGIAYAMESGQIAADVIVQAHSRATPALRELTLHSYPKVLKETYGGYYTLGRAFVKLIGNPKIMKVAAQRGLSHPVLMKFTLKMLANLTDPTGGDAMDRVINGLSKVAPKA; from the coding sequence GTGACCGAGCCCCTCTCCGAGCACTCCGCGGACGTGATCGTCGTCGGGGCCGGGCCCGCCGGCTCGACCACTGCTTATTACCTGGCCAAGGCCGGACTTGACGTCCTGCTCCTGGAGAAGACCGCGTTCCCCCGCGAGAAGGTCTGCGGCGACGGCCTGACCCCGCGCGCCACCAAGCAGCTGGTGTCGATGGGCATCGACATCTCCGAAGAGGCCGGCTGGCTGCGCAACAAGGGCCTGCGCATCATCGGCGGCGGCCAGCGGCTCCAGCTGGACTGGCCGGAGCTGGCCTCCTTCCCCGACTACGGACTCGTCCGCAAGCGCGACGACTTCGACGAGACCCTGGCCCGCCAGGCCCAGAAGGCGGGCGCCCGCCTCTACGAGCGCTGCAACGTCGGCGAGCCCGTACGCGATCCCCGTACCGGCCACATCACCGGCGTGACGGCGAAGCTCGGTGAGGAGAAGACCCCGGTCACCTTCAGCGCCCCGCTCGTGGTCGCGGCCGACGGCAACTCCTCCCGGCTCTCCCTGGCCATGGGCCTGCACCGCCGCGAGGACCGCCCGATGGGCGTGGCCGTACGCACCTACTTCACCTCCCCGCGCCACGACGACGACTACCTGGAGTCCTGGCTGGAGCTCTGGGACCGGCGCGGCGCCGAGGACCGGCTGCTGCCCGGCTACGGCTGGATCTTCGGCATGGGCGACGGCACCTCCAACGTCGGCCTCGGCATCCTCAACTCCTCCTCCGCCTTCAAGGAGCTGGACTGGCGCGAGGTCCTCAAGGCCTGGTGCGCCTCGATGCCGGAGGACTGGGGCTACACCCCCGACAACATGACGCAGCCCATCCGCGGCGCGGCCCTGCCGATGGCCTTCAACCGCCAGCCGCACTACACCAAGGGGCTGCTGCTCGTCGGTGACGCGGGCGGGCTCGTCAACCCGTTCAACGGCGAGGGCATCGCCTACGCGATGGAGTCGGGCCAGATCGCCGCCGACGTCATCGTCCAGGCGCACTCCCGCGCCACCCCGGCCCTGCGCGAACTGACCCTGCACAGCTACCCGAAGGTCCTGAAGGAGACCTACGGCGGCTACTACACCCTGGGCCGCGCCTTCGTGAAGCTCATCGGCAACCCGAAGATCATGAAGGTCGCCGCCCAGCGCGGCCTGAGCCACCCGGTGCTGATGAAGTTCACCCTGAAGATGCTGGCCAACCTCACCGACCCGACGGGCGGCGACGCGATGGACCGCGTCATCAACGGCCTTTCGAAGGTCGCCCCCAAGGCCTGA